The proteins below come from a single Treponema phagedenis genomic window:
- a CDS encoding flagellar biosynthesis anti-sigma factor FlgM encodes MMIDKLGGIDPLKNLQNTQKTRQAEKPMESDSISVSKEAQIKSEIYLAMQSVRAAPEIREDKIAEVEKKLADPEYINKVLDSAADKIIEAYGF; translated from the coding sequence ATGATGATTGATAAGTTGGGCGGCATTGATCCGCTAAAAAATTTACAAAATACTCAAAAAACACGCCAAGCGGAAAAGCCGATGGAATCCGATTCTATCTCTGTTTCAAAAGAGGCTCAAATAAAATCCGAGATTTATCTGGCTATGCAAAGTGTTCGAGCTGCCCCCGAAATTAGAGAAGATAAAATTGCCGAAGTTGAAAAAAAACTTGCGGATCCTGAGTATATTAATAAAGTGCTGGACTCAGCAGCGGATAAAATTATAGAAGCTTACGGGTTTTGA
- a CDS encoding formate/nitrite transporter family protein yields the protein MYKEVLENLTHSSGIKFSMYKNSKRKYTVSSAMAGFYIGIGILIMGLSIAIFGRYGTGVDSLVNGFVFTLALSLVMMAGGDLFTGNILVHSQGALNKEITALDAVSVCTYSWFGNFIGALLLSLLFFATGIKDLPIGEALAHLAVKKGSYAPQVIFFKGILCNVLVCLAVLCCYKLKSESAKLIMIFWCILPFISLGFEHSVANMTVFSLGLMLSKEVTFSMAATNLIFATLGNIAGGLLVSFSYFIIGKE from the coding sequence ATGTATAAAGAAGTTCTTGAAAATTTGACTCATTCAAGCGGCATCAAATTTTCCATGTATAAAAATTCCAAGCGTAAGTATACCGTGTCGAGTGCCATGGCAGGATTTTATATCGGCATCGGAATACTGATAATGGGACTGAGCATCGCAATTTTTGGAAGATACGGAACGGGCGTTGACAGCTTGGTAAACGGATTTGTATTTACACTTGCTCTTTCGCTGGTGATGATGGCGGGCGGAGATCTTTTTACCGGAAATATTTTGGTTCATTCACAAGGGGCTCTTAACAAAGAAATAACTGCATTGGATGCTGTCAGCGTTTGCACGTATTCATGGTTTGGGAATTTTATCGGCGCTCTGTTGCTCAGTCTGCTGTTTTTTGCAACAGGAATAAAGGATTTACCGATAGGAGAGGCTCTTGCCCATCTTGCCGTAAAAAAAGGAAGCTATGCACCGCAGGTGATTTTCTTCAAAGGCATACTTTGCAACGTATTGGTTTGCCTTGCTGTCTTATGTTGCTATAAACTAAAAAGCGAATCAGCAAAACTTATTATGATTTTTTGGTGTATCTTACCGTTTATTTCGTTAGGGTTTGAACACTCTGTTGCAAACATGACTGTTTTTAGCTTAGGACTTATGCTGTCAAAAGAAGTAACTTTCTCAATGGCTGCAACAAACCTTATCTTTGCCACATTGGGAAATATTGCCGGCGGGCTCTTAGTTTCTTTCAGCTATTTTATCATTGGAAAAGAATGA
- a CDS encoding DJ-1 family glyoxalase III, translating to MKKAYVFIANGFEEVEAITPIDYLRRANIETVVVGVGTRQVKSPRNVTIICDTELNEVLEKTDETLLVVLPGGLDNSKSLGESEAVENFVKAVHKNGGIIAAICAAPVLTLGKWGMLDGKKFTCYPGMGEDLATKPLQGERVVRDGNIITGCGAGAAEEFSFALIEAVSGKTALQELKKSIVAR from the coding sequence ATGAAAAAAGCATATGTATTTATCGCGAATGGATTTGAAGAAGTTGAGGCAATTACGCCGATTGATTATTTAAGAAGAGCAAATATAGAAACAGTTGTTGTAGGCGTAGGAACGCGACAGGTAAAATCTCCTCGAAATGTTACTATTATTTGTGATACTGAATTAAATGAAGTGCTTGAAAAGACGGATGAAACTTTACTTGTAGTATTGCCCGGAGGACTCGATAATAGCAAAAGTTTAGGAGAGTCCGAAGCGGTGGAAAATTTTGTTAAAGCGGTACATAAAAACGGCGGAATTATTGCTGCTATTTGTGCTGCGCCCGTTCTTACTCTTGGAAAATGGGGAATGCTTGACGGTAAAAAATTTACCTGTTATCCCGGAATGGGTGAAGACCTTGCAACAAAGCCTTTACAAGGCGAGCGCGTTGTGCGAGACGGAAACATCATCACAGGTTGCGGCGCAGGTGCTGCGGAGGAATTCTCATTTGCATTAATAGAAGCAGTGAGCGGTAAAACAGCCTTACAAGAGTTAAAAAAATCAATTGTAGCAAGGTAA
- the nth gene encoding endonuclease III, producing the protein MRLLDKKAIYEVFKRWQSNNPEPKGELYWKNTFTLLVAVVLSAQATDVGVNKATKVLFEVASSPEEILKLGEENLKEYIKTINLYPTKAKRIIGLSEQILREFGGKVPCSREALESLPGVGRKTANVVLNIGFGMPAIAVDTHILRTAPRIGLSDGKTPREVEEDLLRITPEEFLPNAHHWILLHGRYICQARKPKCAECFLEDICCKNGVEAI; encoded by the coding sequence GTGAGACTCTTGGATAAAAAGGCAATTTACGAAGTTTTTAAGCGCTGGCAATCAAATAATCCCGAACCTAAGGGCGAATTATATTGGAAGAATACTTTTACGCTTTTGGTTGCGGTGGTGCTCTCCGCTCAGGCGACCGATGTCGGCGTAAACAAGGCAACAAAGGTTTTATTTGAGGTTGCGTCAAGCCCCGAAGAAATACTTAAGCTGGGGGAAGAAAATTTAAAAGAGTACATAAAAACAATCAATTTATATCCGACAAAAGCAAAACGAATTATCGGATTAAGCGAACAAATTCTGCGAGAGTTTGGCGGAAAGGTGCCGTGCAGCAGGGAGGCGCTTGAAAGCCTGCCCGGCGTCGGAAGAAAAACTGCAAATGTGGTTTTGAATATCGGGTTCGGCATGCCGGCAATCGCCGTTGATACGCATATACTTCGCACGGCACCGCGCATTGGTCTATCGGATGGGAAAACTCCCCGCGAGGTTGAAGAGGATTTACTGCGGATAACTCCCGAAGAGTTTTTGCCGAATGCTCATCATTGGATTTTGCTGCACGGGCGCTATATTTGCCAAGCCCGCAAACCGAAATGCGCCGAATGTTTTTTGGAAGATATTTGCTGTAAAAACGGAGTTGAGGCCATATAG
- a CDS encoding tryptophanase, with translation MKKYVAEPFRIKMVETIKMTSKAERKKKLEKAFYNVFNLRGEDVYIDLLTDSGTNAMSADQWAGIMHGDEAYAGARSYYHLIDAGKDIFGYEFIQPVHQGRAAEKVVFPLILGKGKIAISNMFFDTTRAHVELAGARAVDCVVEEAKHPQVQSPFKGNMDVKKLEEKINEYGKENVGLIVMTITNNSAGGQPVSIENMRQVAAIAKKYGIPLDIDAARYAENAYFIKQREEEFKKSSIKAIIKEMFSYADMFTMSAKKDAIVNMGGLIGIKRDAELYQKIKGNCISYEGFITYGGLSGRDLEALAIGLYEGLEEDYLKYRIGQMEYLAGLLDDAKIAYQSPVGGHGVFIDAKALLPHIPYHQFPGQALALELYLEAGIRACDIGSYMLGNDPDTGKQLQADFEFTRLAIPRRVYTQSHLDIIAEALITIKKHADKVPGYKITWEPPVLRHFQAHLEPMK, from the coding sequence ATGAAAAAATATGTGGCAGAACCGTTTCGTATTAAAATGGTAGAAACAATTAAAATGACCAGCAAGGCGGAGCGGAAAAAGAAGCTTGAAAAGGCTTTTTATAATGTTTTTAATCTTCGCGGAGAAGATGTTTACATTGATTTGCTCACCGATTCCGGAACAAACGCAATGAGTGCCGACCAATGGGCGGGGATCATGCACGGAGATGAGGCTTATGCGGGCGCGCGCAGTTATTATCATTTGATTGATGCCGGCAAGGATATTTTCGGGTATGAGTTTATTCAGCCAGTACATCAGGGGCGTGCCGCGGAAAAAGTTGTCTTTCCGCTTATTTTAGGGAAAGGCAAGATTGCGATCTCCAATATGTTTTTTGACACAACGAGAGCGCATGTTGAGCTTGCCGGCGCACGCGCAGTTGATTGCGTTGTAGAAGAAGCAAAACATCCGCAAGTACAAAGTCCTTTTAAGGGAAACATGGATGTTAAAAAACTTGAAGAAAAAATAAATGAGTACGGGAAAGAGAATGTCGGGCTTATTGTAATGACTATCACCAATAACTCCGCCGGCGGGCAGCCAGTTTCTATAGAAAACATGCGTCAAGTTGCCGCTATTGCAAAAAAGTACGGCATTCCCCTTGATATTGATGCGGCGCGATATGCTGAAAATGCGTATTTTATTAAGCAGCGCGAAGAAGAGTTTAAAAAATCGTCAATAAAAGCGATTATAAAAGAGATGTTCAGCTATGCGGACATGTTCACCATGAGTGCAAAAAAAGATGCCATTGTGAATATGGGCGGACTTATCGGAATCAAAAGAGATGCCGAGCTGTATCAGAAAATAAAAGGAAATTGTATTTCTTATGAAGGCTTTATTACCTACGGAGGACTTTCGGGACGCGACCTTGAAGCGCTTGCAATCGGTTTGTATGAAGGCTTGGAGGAAGACTATCTAAAGTATCGGATCGGGCAGATGGAATATCTTGCGGGGCTTTTAGACGATGCGAAGATCGCTTACCAGTCGCCTGTCGGCGGGCACGGAGTTTTTATTGACGCAAAAGCTTTGCTGCCGCATATTCCGTATCATCAATTCCCGGGACAAGCGCTCGCTTTAGAGCTGTATCTTGAGGCGGGTATTCGCGCCTGCGATATCGGTTCGTATATGCTGGGCAATGACCCCGATACCGGCAAACAGCTGCAAGCGGATTTTGAGTTTACCCGCCTTGCTATTCCGCGCAGAGTGTATACTCAGTCTCATCTTGATATAATTGCGGAAGCTTTAATCACTATTAAAAAACATGCGGATAAGGTACCGGGATATAAAATCACGTGGGAACCGCCCGTATTGCGGCATTTTCAGGCGCATTTGGAGCCAATGAAATAA
- a CDS encoding iron-containing alcohol dehydrogenase: protein MADFIFKPLPNIILGNYSLLRIGGEVEKFGSSFMLIIDPMLKGTDLLKTITSSLEKKGISTLVFDGIGSAAETAVINRALELARAAHIGGVIYAGGIAPAGVGRAVAALYNESDDIYDYVEGKPCKADSLPFIAIPTTCRDPFSFSGLSPVLDSRNGKLSLLKVPEKLCSLCIFDPGCYSEVAPNAAIAMILQGIGMAFEGYSSTKTNFFSETVLGKAIELFLISLDPQRDKLVGVPREELIAQAACLTSIGLASSAPGLGTAMALTCSGRYKISSSLISTILLPHVLNYSISSSLNKILILARMLKMDTKGMEPLAIALATIDEVRRLLAQANLPTRLKDLNLTIEQLVPVAEDSMKLSFINYIPYSMTSNDIFEILKQAY from the coding sequence ATGGCAGATTTTATATTTAAACCGCTTCCTAATATTATATTGGGAAATTATTCCTTGCTAAGAATAGGAGGTGAAGTAGAAAAATTCGGATCTTCTTTTATGTTGATAATTGATCCGATGCTAAAAGGAACGGATTTATTAAAAACAATTACTTCATCCTTGGAAAAAAAAGGTATTTCAACTCTTGTGTTTGACGGTATCGGTTCCGCAGCCGAAACAGCGGTTATCAACCGCGCTTTGGAACTTGCACGGGCAGCGCATATCGGAGGAGTTATCTATGCCGGAGGGATTGCTCCCGCCGGGGTGGGACGAGCTGTTGCCGCTCTTTATAACGAATCCGATGATATCTATGATTATGTTGAAGGGAAACCTTGCAAAGCGGACTCTTTACCTTTTATCGCAATTCCGACAACATGCAGAGATCCGTTTAGTTTTTCAGGATTGAGTCCGGTACTGGACTCACGGAACGGAAAATTGAGTTTATTAAAAGTGCCGGAAAAACTTTGCAGTCTTTGTATTTTTGATCCGGGGTGTTACTCGGAAGTTGCTCCTAATGCGGCGATTGCAATGATTTTGCAAGGCATAGGTATGGCTTTTGAAGGTTATTCATCAACAAAAACAAATTTTTTTTCAGAAACCGTACTTGGAAAAGCAATTGAGCTTTTTTTAATCTCTTTGGATCCTCAGCGTGATAAACTTGTAGGAGTCCCGCGGGAAGAGCTTATTGCGCAAGCCGCCTGCCTTACCTCAATCGGGCTTGCATCTTCAGCTCCCGGTCTCGGTACTGCTATGGCACTTACCTGCTCAGGAAGATATAAAATCTCGAGTTCTCTTATATCAACCATTCTTTTACCACATGTCTTAAATTATAGTATCAGCTCAAGCCTTAATAAAATTCTTATTTTAGCTAGAATGTTAAAGATGGATACTAAGGGCATGGAGCCGCTTGCAATAGCGCTTGCAACAATTGATGAAGTGAGACGTTTGCTTGCACAAGCGAACCTGCCAACACGGTTAAAGGATCTTAATTTAACTATTGAACAACTGGTGCCTGTAGCGGAAGATTCAATGAAGCTAAGTTTTATAAATTATATTCCTTATTCAATGACAAGTAATGATATTTTTGAAATATTAAAGCAAGCATATTAA
- the rsmI gene encoding 16S rRNA (cytidine(1402)-2'-O)-methyltransferase: MANLYLVGTPIGNLGDITMRALETFKAVDVIACEDTRHTLKLLTHFGIRKPLVSCRARNEEEAAKKIVALLDEGKNIAYASDAGTPGISDPGAVLVQFARKAEHTIIPIPGVSAFTALVSVSGSRDKTLIFEGFLSPKAGRRKTRLTELFSANAGFVLYESPYRIVKLLQDIAEIDKERRITVGRELTKLHEELISGSAEEVLNEMAARTAIKGEIAVFVSGRS; encoded by the coding sequence GTGGCAAATTTATACCTTGTTGGGACTCCTATCGGAAATTTGGGAGATATAACAATGCGTGCCTTGGAGACATTCAAAGCGGTTGATGTTATCGCCTGTGAAGATACACGGCATACATTAAAGCTTTTAACTCACTTTGGAATACGCAAACCTTTAGTTTCCTGTAGAGCTCGGAACGAGGAAGAAGCTGCAAAAAAGATAGTTGCATTGCTTGATGAAGGAAAAAATATCGCATATGCAAGCGATGCAGGAACACCGGGAATAAGCGATCCCGGAGCGGTTTTAGTACAATTTGCACGAAAAGCGGAACATACAATAATTCCTATTCCGGGAGTGTCCGCATTTACCGCGCTTGTCAGTGTGTCCGGAAGCAGAGATAAAACGCTTATTTTTGAAGGGTTTTTATCACCAAAGGCGGGAAGGAGAAAAACAAGGCTTACAGAACTTTTTTCGGCAAATGCAGGCTTTGTTTTATATGAATCACCCTATAGAATTGTAAAGCTTTTACAAGATATTGCCGAGATTGATAAAGAACGAAGAATTACTGTCGGAAGAGAGCTTACAAAGTTGCACGAAGAGCTTATTTCCGGCTCTGCTGAAGAAGTATTAAACGAAATGGCTGCACGGACTGCAATAAAAGGCGAAATTGCTGTCTTTGTGTCCGGAAGGTCTTAA
- a CDS encoding TrmH family RNA methyltransferase, whose product MIEIYKLSDLPAKQRDRKILKILELAEQALQNKQELPFDEFYLQGLFKIAKEKISISPALLKDLQKETVLSKERVLFLINSLRHELYSITGSLPSEWDLIFPQLKNNSQRDCAVRPFFSGTAVYVENIRAPFNLGSIFRTAEAFGAEKIFLSEDCVSPQQPRAIRSAMGTIELVPWEHRALEKLPSDLPVFALETGGTPMHSFRFPEKGIVMIGSEELGLSPQALRRATAGTVSIPMYGSKASINVGVAFGILMHAWIEAAKHTNENL is encoded by the coding sequence ATGATAGAAATTTATAAGCTTTCCGATTTGCCTGCAAAACAGCGGGACAGAAAAATACTGAAAATTCTGGAGCTTGCAGAACAGGCGTTGCAAAACAAACAAGAGCTGCCTTTTGATGAATTTTACTTGCAGGGCTTATTTAAAATAGCAAAAGAAAAAATCAGCATAAGCCCTGCACTTTTGAAAGACTTGCAGAAAGAAACTGTTCTTTCAAAAGAAAGAGTGTTATTTCTTATCAATTCGTTGCGGCACGAATTATATTCCATAACAGGCTCCCTGCCTTCGGAGTGGGATTTAATTTTTCCTCAATTAAAAAATAATTCACAACGAGATTGCGCCGTCCGTCCCTTTTTTAGCGGGACGGCGGTATATGTTGAAAATATTCGCGCTCCGTTTAATCTCGGCTCAATTTTTAGAACAGCGGAGGCATTTGGAGCGGAAAAAATCTTTCTTTCCGAAGACTGTGTTTCTCCTCAACAGCCCCGCGCAATACGCTCCGCAATGGGTACTATTGAGCTTGTTCCGTGGGAACATCGTGCGTTAGAAAAACTGCCAAGCGATTTACCAGTTTTTGCCTTGGAGACAGGCGGCACCCCGATGCATTCATTTCGGTTTCCCGAAAAAGGTATTGTTATGATCGGCTCCGAAGAGCTTGGACTTTCGCCGCAAGCTTTACGAAGAGCAACAGCGGGGACGGTTTCCATTCCAATGTACGGTTCTAAAGCTTCGATAAATGTCGGCGTTGCTTTCGGTATTCTTATGCACGCATGGATTGAGGCGGCAAAGCATACCAATGAAAATTTGTGA
- a CDS encoding site-specific DNA-methyltransferase — protein sequence MDKVEMGKSEMEKSKTGKLKMRTENIADANFAALSRMFPNAVTETIDENGEKIRAIDADKLAQEINIRVISGMEERYQFTWPDKRKSVVLANMPIAAALRPCREESVDFDNTENLYIEGDNLDVLKLLRETYLNRVKMIYIDPPYNTGKEFVYEDDFTESAADYVARSGDYDEQGNRLVKNTEANGRFHTDWLNMIYPRLRLAKDLLSDDGVIFISIDDNEVHNLRKVCDEIFGERNFVGCCIRRTINSGKNDVKTISVFHEYLFIYSKNMDKIRLRQKEKSEEERIRLYKESDDYIESRGRFYLTQLNKNSIQYSDSLNYPILGPDGVEIWPGEGFHDKKWCWRWSSKKVQWGISQGMIVFKATRSGKYKVYTKSYELMDNDGNTISRQNPYNSLEFTGKEYANFNATPELSVLFDGEKIFNFPKSETFIREILRLGSLSSNSLILDFFSGSATTAHAVMQLNAEDGGNRKYIMVQIQELTNEKSEATKAGYKNICEIGKERIRRAAEKIRKENPDAKFDGGFRVLKLDSSNMKEVYYTPDEYTQQDFNLDGLTDNIKEDRSDEDLLFQVMLDLGIPLSAKITRDNNLLCVNDNYLIACFERVDIALITKIAKRKPHYAVFRDGSFTNDAVLSNFEQVFKTHSPNTIRRIL from the coding sequence ATGGACAAGGTCGAAATGGGTAAATCGGAAATGGAGAAAAGCAAAACAGGCAAACTTAAAATGCGTACAGAAAATATTGCGGACGCAAACTTTGCCGCCCTAAGCCGCATGTTCCCGAATGCCGTTACGGAAACGATTGATGAAAACGGAGAGAAAATCCGTGCTATTGATGCGGACAAACTTGCGCAGGAAATTAACATACGCGTTATATCAGGCATGGAAGAACGCTATCAATTTACTTGGCCCGATAAGCGCAAGAGTGTTGTGCTTGCCAATATGCCTATTGCCGCCGCTCTTCGTCCATGCAGAGAGGAAAGCGTTGATTTTGACAATACCGAAAACCTCTACATCGAGGGCGACAACCTCGATGTGCTTAAACTTTTGCGCGAAACATATTTAAACAGAGTAAAGATGATCTACATTGATCCGCCGTACAACACGGGCAAAGAGTTTGTATATGAAGACGACTTTACCGAATCCGCCGCCGACTATGTCGCCCGTTCCGGCGATTACGACGAACAGGGAAACCGCCTTGTAAAAAATACTGAGGCCAACGGACGCTTCCACACCGATTGGCTCAATATGATTTACCCGCGCCTGCGCCTCGCAAAAGACTTACTCAGTGATGACGGCGTTATTTTTATTAGCATAGACGATAATGAAGTTCACAATTTAAGAAAAGTCTGTGATGAAATTTTTGGTGAGAGGAATTTTGTTGGGTGCTGTATAAGGCGAACTATAAATTCTGGTAAAAATGATGTAAAAACAATATCCGTTTTTCATGAATATCTTTTTATTTATTCTAAGAATATGGATAAAATCAGGTTAAGGCAAAAAGAGAAATCTGAAGAAGAACGCATTAGGTTATATAAAGAAAGTGATGACTACATAGAGAGTAGGGGGCGTTTTTATCTGACGCAACTGAATAAAAATAGTATTCAGTATTCAGACTCTCTAAACTATCCTATACTTGGTCCTGACGGTGTAGAAATATGGCCTGGAGAAGGATTCCATGACAAAAAATGGTGTTGGCGATGGTCATCAAAAAAAGTACAGTGGGGGATTTCTCAAGGCATGATTGTATTTAAAGCGACAAGGTCAGGGAAATATAAAGTATATACAAAATCTTATGAGCTCATGGATAATGATGGAAATACCATAAGTAGACAAAATCCTTATAATTCACTGGAATTTACGGGAAAAGAATATGCCAATTTTAATGCTACCCCTGAACTTTCTGTACTATTTGATGGAGAAAAGATTTTTAACTTTCCGAAATCTGAGACATTTATTCGAGAAATTCTACGTTTAGGAAGTCTTTCATCTAACTCCCTCATCCTCGATTTTTTCTCCGGCTCCGCAACAACAGCTCACGCTGTGATGCAGCTAAATGCCGAAGACGGTGGCAATCGAAAATATATTATGGTACAAATACAGGAACTCACGAATGAAAAAAGCGAGGCGACCAAGGCGGGATATAAAAACATTTGCGAAATCGGTAAGGAGCGTATTCGTCGAGCTGCCGAAAAAATTCGGAAAGAAAACCCTGATGCAAAATTTGATGGAGGCTTCCGCGTCCTAAAACTCGACAGTTCTAATATGAAAGAGGTGTATTATACGCCGGATGAATACACACAACAGGATTTTAATCTTGATGGGCTTACAGATAATATTAAAGAAGACCGCTCGGACGAAGACTTATTGTTTCAGGTTATGCTCGACCTCGGTATTCCGCTTTCGGCAAAAATCACTCGCGATAATAATTTGCTCTGTGTAAATGATAATTATTTAATTGCGTGCTTTGAACGCGTAGATATTGCACTGATAACTAAAATTGCAAAACGCAAACCCCATTATGCGGTTTTCCGAGACGGCAGTTTTACAAACGACGCCGTACTGAGCAACTTTGAACAAGTGTTTAAAACACACTCTCCGAATACTATCAGGAGGATACTGTAA
- the rd gene encoding rubredoxin: MDKYTCDLCGYEYDPAVGDPDGGIAPGTAFEDIPDDWVCPLCGAGKDSFVKVK; this comes from the coding sequence ATGGATAAGTATACATGCGATCTTTGCGGTTATGAGTATGATCCCGCAGTCGGCGATCCCGATGGAGGAATTGCCCCGGGAACTGCATTTGAAGACATTCCTGATGACTGGGTTTGTCCTCTTTGCGGAGCAGGCAAAGACAGCTTTGTAAAAGTAAAATAA
- a CDS encoding carbon-nitrogen family hydrolase produces MKVSIIQCSLALGDVEKNFHTIEEGIRDASKEKPDVIVLPEMWNTSFIFENIENLADLDSKRAKAFLSNFAKEFCVNIVGGSVASKRDGKLYNTCYVYDRAGKEIASYNKAHLFSPSREYGLFERGNQISTFEIDGVKCGVAICYDVRFPEWIRKYALADVQVLFLPAAWPTVRSLHWDILNRARAIENQMFVVAVNSTGQAPSVQFGGRSAVIDPWGQYIVVPDTINGIKTGEIDLSVIQNIRAHINVFKDRREELY; encoded by the coding sequence ATGAAAGTATCAATTATACAATGTAGCTTAGCGCTTGGTGATGTCGAAAAGAATTTTCATACGATTGAAGAAGGCATTCGGGACGCGTCAAAAGAAAAGCCTGATGTAATTGTTTTGCCCGAAATGTGGAACACGTCCTTTATTTTTGAGAATATAGAAAACTTAGCCGATCTCGATTCAAAAAGGGCAAAGGCTTTTCTTTCAAATTTCGCCAAAGAATTTTGCGTCAACATTGTCGGCGGCTCTGTTGCAAGTAAAAGAGACGGAAAGCTTTACAACACCTGCTATGTTTATGACAGAGCCGGAAAAGAAATAGCAAGTTACAACAAAGCGCATTTATTTTCTCCTTCGAGAGAGTACGGACTTTTTGAGCGGGGTAATCAAATAAGTACTTTTGAAATTGACGGTGTAAAATGCGGAGTAGCCATTTGTTATGATGTCAGATTTCCCGAATGGATTAGAAAATACGCCCTTGCAGATGTGCAGGTTTTATTTTTGCCCGCAGCATGGCCTACCGTCCGTAGTTTGCATTGGGATATATTAAACAGAGCTCGTGCGATAGAAAACCAAATGTTTGTAGTAGCGGTAAATTCCACCGGACAAGCTCCCTCCGTGCAATTCGGCGGGCGCTCAGCTGTTATTGATCCGTGGGGTCAGTATATTGTAGTGCCCGATACTATCAACGGAATTAAAACAGGCGAAATCGATTTATCCGTTATTCAAAATATCCGGGCACACATCAATGTATTCAAAGATAGACGAGAAGAGCTTTATTAA
- a CDS encoding sodium-dependent transporter encodes MKKQEDRELFGSDFGFIIACIGSAVGMGNIWLFPFRAGQLGGAAFLIPYIIFVVLIGYVGIVEEMSFGRAMQTGPLGAFKKATAMHGNNSGEFIGWIPVIGSLGIAIGYAIVVGWILKFTIGSFTGSMIGAENSGAYFGAIAGKFGSLGWHVMGLAITFIIMIAGISSGIEFVNKFMMPAFFVMFIILAIRAATLPGAGSGYAFLTQPDWTKLADPKTWVYALGQAFFSLSLAGSGTVVYGSYLSDKESTTKSAKYVAIFDTIAAILAALVIIPSVFAYGIEPTAGPPLMFITMPMVFKEMPFGAIFAAIFFVAVLFAGVSSLINLFETPVEALQNKFKLSRLASVSIILGLALLVGVFLESGDNLGKWMDVVSIYVIPLGALLSAIMFFWVAGKDLVLKEIAKPQLEPAHSSFYIMGKYVFCGATLIVYILGIFYGGIG; translated from the coding sequence ATGAAAAAACAAGAGGACAGAGAGCTTTTCGGCTCCGACTTTGGATTTATTATTGCCTGTATCGGTTCTGCCGTTGGAATGGGGAATATATGGCTCTTCCCTTTCAGAGCGGGACAGCTTGGCGGGGCGGCCTTTCTCATTCCTTATATCATCTTTGTGGTACTGATCGGCTATGTGGGAATCGTTGAAGAAATGTCTTTCGGGCGCGCAATGCAGACGGGGCCGCTCGGAGCCTTTAAAAAAGCAACCGCAATGCACGGGAACAACAGCGGTGAGTTTATTGGCTGGATACCGGTTATCGGATCGCTCGGAATCGCAATCGGCTATGCTATTGTGGTTGGTTGGATCTTGAAATTTACAATAGGATCTTTTACCGGTTCAATGATAGGGGCCGAAAACTCGGGTGCATATTTCGGAGCTATTGCCGGTAAATTCGGAAGTCTCGGCTGGCATGTTATGGGATTAGCTATAACATTTATTATCATGATTGCCGGAATTTCTTCGGGTATAGAGTTTGTCAATAAATTTATGATGCCCGCTTTTTTTGTCATGTTTATTATCTTGGCAATCAGAGCGGCAACCCTTCCCGGAGCGGGATCGGGCTACGCTTTTTTAACGCAGCCGGACTGGACAAAACTCGCTGATCCGAAAACATGGGTGTATGCGCTGGGGCAAGCATTCTTTTCGCTGTCATTGGCGGGAAGCGGAACTGTTGTGTACGGCAGCTATTTAAGCGATAAAGAAAGCACCACCAAAAGCGCAAAATACGTTGCAATATTCGATACTATTGCAGCAATACTTGCAGCATTGGTTATTATACCTTCAGTATTTGCATACGGGATTGAACCGACAGCAGGACCGCCTCTTATGTTTATTACCATGCCGATGGTTTTTAAGGAAATGCCTTTCGGTGCAATTTTTGCCGCAATCTTTTTCGTTGCTGTTTTGTTTGCGGGCGTTAGCTCGCTTATCAACTTGTTTGAAACACCGGTAGAAGCTTTGCAGAACAAATTCAAACTCAGCCGACTTGCCTCTGTTTCGATCATACTCGGCTTGGCACTTCTTGTTGGTGTTTTCCTTGAAAGCGGAGATAATCTCGGCAAATGGATGGATGTGGTAAGTATTTATGTTATTCCGCTCGGAGCTTTGCTTTCCGCAATCATGTTCTTCTGGGTTGCCGGAAAAGACCTTGTGCTGAAAGAGATTGCAAAGCCGCAGCTCGAACCAGCCCATAGCAGTTTTTACATTATGGGCAAGTATGTATTCTGCGGGGCAACATTGATTGTCTACATACTCGGTATTTTTTACGGAGGAATTGGATAA